In the genome of Desulfuromonas sp. DDH964, one region contains:
- a CDS encoding alpha-D-ribose 1-methylphosphonate 5-triphosphate diphosphatase codes for MSDSFVIDAATVVTPEAVLPECSVRVEQGRIAELRPGGSFNGSDPHLDARGKHLFPGFIDLHCDAIEKQIEPRPNTFFPVDIAIHELDKKLAACGVTTIFHSLSFAELEVGLRSNGMAAKIVREVNRQAPTLRINTRVHTRFEVTDGGAVPILQELIRGGEVGLFSLMDHTPGQGQFREVASFKNYYGPVYAKTEEEMDRIIARKQQAQNGDALTRIGRLTDCCREHLVALASHDDDCAAKLDWLQQLGVGMSEFPVNLAAARAARDRGITVILGAPNVLRGSSQGGNLSAREALAEGCGEILCSDYAPQTLLHAVLTLDRLGLKPLHEAVNLVSRNPAQAVGIGAKTGALVEGLAADLQLLDLAQGFPRVLKTFVGGLEVYGSC; via the coding sequence TCTGATTCCTTCGTCATCGATGCCGCCACCGTGGTTACCCCCGAAGCGGTCCTCCCGGAATGTTCCGTGCGGGTAGAACAGGGGCGCATCGCCGAACTGCGCCCGGGGGGGAGTTTCAACGGCAGTGACCCGCACCTCGACGCCCGGGGCAAACATCTCTTCCCCGGTTTTATCGACCTGCACTGCGACGCCATCGAAAAGCAGATCGAGCCGCGACCAAACACCTTCTTCCCGGTCGATATTGCCATTCACGAACTCGACAAGAAGCTGGCCGCCTGCGGGGTCACCACCATTTTCCACTCCCTTTCCTTCGCTGAGCTGGAGGTCGGCCTGCGCTCCAACGGGATGGCCGCGAAAATCGTCCGGGAGGTCAATCGCCAGGCGCCCACCCTGCGGATCAACACCCGTGTCCATACCCGCTTTGAGGTGACCGACGGCGGGGCCGTTCCGATCCTTCAGGAGCTGATTCGTGGCGGCGAGGTGGGGCTCTTTTCGCTGATGGATCATACTCCTGGCCAAGGGCAGTTCCGGGAGGTGGCGAGCTTCAAGAACTACTATGGCCCGGTCTATGCCAAGACCGAGGAGGAGATGGACCGGATCATCGCCCGCAAACAGCAGGCCCAGAACGGCGATGCCCTGACCAGGATCGGGAGGCTCACCGACTGTTGCCGGGAGCACCTCGTAGCGCTCGCCTCCCATGACGACGATTGCGCCGCCAAACTCGACTGGCTGCAGCAGCTGGGGGTCGGAATGAGCGAGTTCCCCGTCAACCTGGCCGCGGCCCGGGCGGCCCGCGATCGCGGTATCACGGTAATCCTCGGGGCCCCGAATGTCCTGCGCGGCTCCTCCCAGGGGGGGAACCTCAGCGCCCGCGAGGCCCTGGCCGAGGGTTGCGGCGAGATCCTCTGTTCCGACTACGCACCCCAGACGCTGCTGCATGCGGTGCTCACCCTCGATCGGCTGGGCCTGAAGCCCCTGCATGAAGCGGTCAACCTGGTGAGCCGCAACCCGGCCCAGGCCGTCGGGATCGGAGCCAAAACCGGAGCCCTGGTCGAGGGCCTGGCTGCCGACCTGCAGCTGCTCGACCTGGCCCAGGGCTTCCCCCGGGTCCTCAAAACCTTTGTCGGTGGCCTGGAGGTGTATGGGTCATGCTGA
- a CDS encoding sugar phosphate isomerase/epimerase family protein: MLKIGSQINEVRVDGDLDALRRDLEAFADFGLEAVEIPVHGLDAIRNGKLHRPTLLAARQLVEAFPFAYSVHAPNPLNLMTRERFDLHVAVFRATLEFATEIGAQAVVYHPGRYLSEEAFAVSPGSPQVAEDEKRRLLEREAATLQNLAAEFPELCIAMENARPYRGHSPYCYAEKPVELKAQVRRIARENVRVALDTGHLQMAARFYDLDPAAEAGHLSGLIAHCHVHDNFGDPVYASEKLQTHQLPFGRGDSHMPVGWGGIDFAGILASLLPDYAGLLITELRSRYFRHTRESVQNLAAIVARLRQETEEHRLTARR, from the coding sequence ATGCTGAAAATCGGCAGTCAAATCAATGAAGTGCGGGTAGACGGGGACCTCGATGCGCTGCGTCGGGATCTGGAGGCCTTTGCCGATTTCGGCCTGGAGGCGGTCGAAATCCCGGTACATGGACTCGACGCCATCCGCAACGGGAAACTGCACCGGCCGACCCTGCTGGCCGCCCGCCAGCTCGTCGAGGCCTTTCCCTTCGCCTACAGCGTCCACGCCCCCAACCCCTTGAACCTGATGACCAGGGAGCGCTTTGATCTCCATGTCGCCGTCTTCAGAGCAACGCTGGAGTTTGCCACCGAAATCGGGGCCCAGGCCGTGGTCTACCACCCGGGACGCTATCTGTCCGAGGAGGCCTTTGCCGTCAGTCCCGGCTCGCCCCAGGTCGCCGAAGATGAAAAACGCCGCCTCCTGGAACGGGAGGCGGCGACCCTGCAGAATCTGGCCGCGGAATTTCCCGAGCTCTGCATCGCCATGGAGAACGCCCGTCCCTACCGCGGCCATTCCCCCTACTGCTACGCGGAAAAACCGGTTGAACTCAAGGCCCAGGTTCGGCGCATCGCCAGGGAGAACGTGCGCGTCGCTCTCGATACTGGCCATCTGCAGATGGCCGCCCGCTTCTATGACCTCGACCCCGCCGCCGAGGCCGGCCATCTGTCCGGTCTGATCGCCCATTGCCATGTCCACGACAACTTCGGCGATCCAGTCTATGCCAGCGAAAAGCTGCAGACCCACCAGCTCCCTTTTGGCCGCGGCGATTCGCATATGCCGGTCGGCTGGGGCGGCATCGATTTCGCCGGGATCCTGGCTTCGCTCCTGCCCGATTACGCCGGACTGCTGATAACCGAACTTCGATCCCGCTATTTCCGCCACACCCGTGAATCGGTACAGAACCTCGCGGCCATCGTCGCCAGGTTGAGACAGGAAACGGAGGAGCACCGGTTGACCGCCAGGAGGTGA
- a CDS encoding NAD(P)-dependent oxidoreductase, producing the protein MQPTVVITHWVHPEVIDFLASRCRVVPNQSRETLPREEILRRAARAEGLMTFMPDQIDAGFLRACPRLRVIGAALKGYDNIDADACLAAGVKLNIVSDLLTAPTAELAVGLLLALIRQVRSGDSLVRSGGFSGWRPIFYGSGLVGSTVGLVGMGAIGQAIARRLAGFEARLLYADPRPLAGHQAAVLGVERRNLPLLVAECDHLLLSVPLLPQTRRLFDSGLLSRVKPGCYLVNVGRGSVFDEAAVAAALASGRLGGFAADVFAFEDWTLPDRPTAIHPALLALPEKTLFTPHLGSATDMARRAIALDAANSILAGLADAPVAGPA; encoded by the coding sequence ATGCAACCGACCGTCGTCATTACCCACTGGGTCCATCCAGAGGTCATCGATTTCCTGGCGTCCCGCTGCCGGGTGGTTCCCAACCAGAGCCGGGAAACCCTGCCGCGGGAGGAGATTTTGCGGCGGGCGGCCCGGGCCGAAGGACTGATGACGTTCATGCCCGACCAGATCGACGCCGGATTTCTCCGTGCCTGTCCGCGGCTCCGGGTGATCGGCGCAGCCCTCAAGGGGTACGACAATATCGACGCCGACGCCTGTCTGGCCGCCGGCGTAAAACTGAATATCGTCAGCGACCTCCTTACCGCCCCGACCGCCGAGCTCGCAGTCGGTCTGCTCCTGGCCCTGATCCGCCAGGTGCGGTCTGGCGACAGTCTGGTCCGTTCCGGGGGCTTCAGCGGCTGGCGGCCGATTTTCTATGGCTCCGGCCTGGTCGGCAGCACCGTCGGGCTGGTCGGCATGGGCGCCATCGGTCAGGCGATCGCCCGGCGGCTGGCCGGGTTCGAGGCGCGCTTGCTCTACGCTGACCCCCGTCCGCTGGCCGGCCACCAGGCCGCGGTCCTCGGCGTCGAGCGCCGCAACCTGCCGCTCTTGGTCGCCGAATGCGACCACCTGCTGCTCAGTGTCCCGCTGCTGCCCCAAACCCGGCGTTTGTTCGATTCGGGCCTGTTGTCCCGGGTCAAGCCGGGCTGCTATCTGGTCAACGTCGGCCGCGGCTCGGTATTCGACGAGGCGGCAGTGGCGGCGGCCCTGGCCAGCGGCCGACTCGGCGGCTTTGCCGCCGATGTCTTCGCCTTCGAAGACTGGACCCTCCCCGACCGGCCCACTGCCATTCACCCGGCGCTCCTCGCTTTGCCGGAGAAGACTCTCTTTACCCCCCATCTCGGCTCGGCGACCGACATGGCACG